A genomic segment from Lignipirellula cremea encodes:
- a CDS encoding DUF368 domain-containing protein, which yields MTSNPQPQRTHSDGAQLLRGLCMGLADVVPGVSGGTVALVLGIYPRLIGAISHFDLTFFDHVKNRRWRAAAEHVDLRFLIGLACGIVAGVLAMAMVINRLLVNPHTRPLTFAAFFGMILASGIMVARLIRPHSQTSLLRAIALGIVGAGAAFALTMLKTSNVDPSLPYLFGCGLVAICAMILPGVSGAMMLLMLGVYEYLSDAPHRLLHGEMWAEYSVAIPVFCLGCAIGLIAFSKLLRWLLAHCHTSTMAVLCGFMFGALPKLWPFQLDQTPDQESFKEKIFTPYLPDLFSGEAFGAIGVALIAAGLVFVLDAVQKRSENRAAACCSSPPAQGAATR from the coding sequence GTGACGAGCAATCCCCAACCGCAGCGGACCCATTCCGACGGCGCCCAGCTGCTTCGCGGACTTTGCATGGGCCTGGCCGATGTGGTGCCGGGCGTTTCCGGCGGAACGGTCGCCCTGGTGCTGGGAATTTACCCGCGACTGATCGGGGCGATCAGCCATTTCGATCTGACTTTTTTTGATCATGTAAAAAATCGTCGCTGGCGGGCGGCGGCCGAGCACGTTGATCTGCGGTTCCTGATCGGCCTGGCCTGCGGCATTGTCGCCGGCGTGCTGGCGATGGCGATGGTGATCAATCGTCTGCTGGTCAATCCGCACACCCGACCGCTGACTTTCGCCGCTTTCTTTGGGATGATACTCGCCTCGGGCATCATGGTGGCGAGATTGATTCGACCGCACTCGCAAACAAGCCTGCTGCGGGCAATTGCCCTGGGCATCGTCGGCGCCGGTGCTGCTTTTGCCCTGACGATGCTCAAAACGAGCAACGTCGATCCCAGCCTGCCGTATCTGTTTGGCTGCGGACTGGTGGCGATTTGCGCCATGATCCTGCCAGGGGTGAGCGGTGCGATGATGCTGCTGATGCTGGGCGTTTATGAGTACTTGTCCGACGCGCCGCATCGCCTGCTGCATGGGGAAATGTGGGCCGAGTATAGTGTCGCCATTCCCGTGTTCTGCCTGGGTTGCGCGATCGGGCTGATTGCCTTTAGCAAGCTGCTGCGCTGGCTGCTGGCTCATTGCCACACTTCGACCATGGCGGTGCTGTGCGGCTTTATGTTCGGCGCCTTGCCCAAGCTGTGGCCGTTCCAGCTGGATCAAACGCCGGACCAGGAATCGTTCAAAGAGAAGATCTTCACGCCGTACCTGCCCGATCTGTTCAGCGGCGAGGCGTTCGGCGCCATTGGCGTCGCGCTGATCGCGGCAGGACTAGTATTTGTGCTGGACGCGGTGCAGAAACGGAGTGAGAACCGGGCCGCCGCCTGCTGCAGCTCGCCGCCGGCCCAGGGCGCCGCCACGCGTTAA
- the ispE gene encoding 4-(cytidine 5'-diphospho)-2-C-methyl-D-erythritol kinase, producing MYMVPRDRSIEVRTPAKINLFLEVLSRRPDGFHEIETLMSAVSLFDRFDFTPQDSGRLDFSCQWATGVQGERWPDGLSRQPELPSTENNLAFLALQKLQEHTEVPLHGTVRLVKRIPAAAGLGGASSDAAAALLGANVAWKLGKSLDQLSLLSSELGSDIPFFFQRYAAVCQGRGERIARQVMAPRLHLVIVRPPEGLSTPAVYRACRPASAPRQVQSLLAAWQRGRIRELAGFLYNGLEEPASRLSPWIDRLNKEFLTTACLGCRMSGSGTSYFGVYRTAACARRAAALLRSRGVGQVFYAVTLSQGLSSLAAGALTDRIRPYGGDDRGNN from the coding sequence ATGTACATGGTTCCCAGGGATCGGTCAATTGAAGTTCGCACGCCGGCGAAAATCAATCTGTTTCTCGAGGTGCTATCGCGGCGTCCCGATGGGTTTCATGAGATCGAAACGCTGATGTCGGCGGTTTCCCTGTTCGACCGGTTTGATTTTACTCCCCAGGATTCGGGGCGGCTGGATTTCTCCTGCCAATGGGCGACAGGCGTCCAGGGTGAGCGATGGCCAGACGGTCTGTCCCGCCAGCCGGAACTGCCATCGACGGAAAATAACCTGGCGTTTCTGGCCCTGCAGAAATTACAGGAACATACGGAGGTTCCCCTGCACGGTACGGTTCGCCTGGTGAAGCGGATTCCAGCCGCGGCCGGGTTGGGCGGTGCGTCCAGCGATGCTGCGGCCGCATTGCTGGGGGCGAATGTCGCTTGGAAGCTGGGGAAGTCGCTGGACCAGCTGTCCTTGCTGTCGAGCGAACTGGGAAGCGATATTCCCTTCTTTTTTCAGCGGTATGCAGCAGTCTGCCAGGGCCGCGGAGAGCGGATCGCCCGACAGGTTATGGCGCCCCGTTTGCACCTGGTGATTGTTCGTCCTCCGGAAGGCCTTTCCACCCCTGCCGTGTATCGCGCCTGTCGGCCCGCCTCGGCGCCCCGGCAGGTGCAATCGCTGCTGGCTGCCTGGCAGAGAGGTCGAATCCGCGAGCTTGCCGGGTTTCTGTATAATGGCCTGGAAGAACCGGCTTCCCGGCTGTCCCCCTGGATCGACCGATTGAACAAGGAGTTTTTAACAACGGCCTGTTTAGGGTGTAGAATGAGCGGAAGTGGAACTAGCTATTTTGGCGTCTATCGCACCGCCGCCTGTGCACGACGGGCAGCGGCCCTGTTACGTTCGCGCGGGGTCGGTCAGGTATTTTACGCTGTGACCTTGTCGCAAGGCCTATCGTCGCTGGCGGCGGGGGCGTTAACGGATCGCATACGCCCTTACGGAGGGGATGATCGTGGAAATAACTGA
- a CDS encoding SpoVG family protein — MEITEVRIKLMEDSDDRLQAFCSITFDDSFVVRDLKIIEGANGPFVAMPSRKLTTHCPNCGGKNHIRALYCNQCGKRMREERPVRDEDGRAKLYADIAHPINSACREMIQSRVIAEYDQEKGRSQEPGYISRYDDDYDDDPLDLPPPDPSSRTSQIQPPQTSFQGPHHPAPRPSSPPAAEPAPKKNPDDFGAGVFEG, encoded by the coding sequence GTGGAAATAACTGAGGTGCGCATCAAGCTGATGGAAGATTCCGATGATCGCCTTCAAGCGTTCTGCAGCATTACGTTCGATGACAGTTTCGTCGTCCGCGACCTGAAAATCATCGAAGGCGCCAACGGTCCCTTCGTTGCCATGCCCAGCCGAAAACTCACCACGCACTGCCCCAACTGCGGCGGCAAGAACCATATAAGGGCGTTATATTGCAATCAGTGCGGCAAGCGAATGCGCGAAGAACGGCCCGTCCGCGATGAAGATGGCCGGGCCAAACTGTACGCAGATATCGCACATCCGATCAATTCCGCCTGTCGCGAAATGATCCAGTCCCGCGTGATCGCCGAGTACGACCAGGAAAAAGGCCGCAGCCAGGAACCTGGTTATATCTCCCGCTACGACGACGACTACGACGACGATCCGCTTGATTTGCCGCCCCCCGATCCGTCCTCACGAACCTCGCAGATTCAGCCGCCGCAAACGTCTTTCCAGGGGCCCCATCACCCGGCGCCCCGACCTTCGTCGCCGCCGGCTGCTGAACCTGCGCCGAAGAAAAACCCCGACGACTTTGGCGCCGGGGTTTTCGAAGGCTAA
- a CDS encoding WD40 repeat domain-containing protein, whose amino-acid sequence MRIPSCLAIYFLLASLLASAAPAAPFIPDRNAQCAALSPDGKLAATGKSGLSNSGDPPRPHSNYRKCGLIQIWDLETGKQLHRLETFGDLTRLAFSHDSSQLIASRIFSSQSGVPLNEVRVWDVATGKVAHEYAGCHHFAPLPDGGLAVLSRTRCVLFNAQGEREGQIDGLRKALSVSASASGKQLAGVLPTDNGFIVRLCDVESGKTLAESPALPDPFYTAVFSPSGETLATGHDGNVLLWDAANSGDGPLALKGRLRSNGKGLEHPFFSPSGRILGIGNQVNGDCVFYDLDAGREIHRYTFQRGELETHYARTAEDTVRPEMDPDRFMFSPDGDAFIAGCYGGIVRQLSDGRELQRFHD is encoded by the coding sequence ATGCGTATTCCTTCCTGCCTGGCGATTTATTTCCTGTTGGCTTCGCTGCTGGCCTCGGCCGCCCCGGCGGCGCCGTTCATTCCCGATCGGAACGCCCAGTGCGCGGCCTTGTCGCCCGACGGCAAACTGGCGGCGACGGGCAAGTCCGGCCTGTCAAACAGCGGCGATCCCCCGCGACCGCACTCCAATTATCGGAAGTGCGGCCTCATTCAGATCTGGGACCTGGAAACGGGCAAGCAGCTGCATCGGCTGGAAACGTTTGGCGATCTTACCCGGCTGGCATTTTCACACGATAGCTCCCAGCTGATTGCCTCGCGGATTTTTTCCTCGCAGTCGGGCGTGCCGCTGAATGAAGTTCGCGTGTGGGATGTGGCCACCGGCAAAGTCGCGCACGAGTACGCCGGCTGCCACCATTTTGCCCCGCTCCCCGACGGCGGACTGGCCGTGCTCAGTCGCACCAGGTGCGTCCTGTTTAATGCGCAGGGAGAGCGCGAAGGGCAGATCGACGGTCTGCGTAAAGCACTGTCGGTTTCTGCTTCCGCCTCGGGCAAGCAGCTGGCTGGCGTCCTCCCGACCGATAACGGCTTTATCGTTCGCCTTTGCGACGTAGAAAGCGGCAAAACGCTGGCCGAGTCTCCCGCCTTGCCGGATCCGTTTTACACGGCCGTGTTTTCCCCTTCCGGCGAAACGCTGGCCACGGGGCACGACGGAAATGTCCTGCTATGGGACGCCGCCAATTCGGGCGACGGCCCGCTGGCCCTGAAAGGCCGGTTGCGATCCAACGGCAAGGGACTGGAGCACCCCTTCTTCTCTCCCAGTGGACGCATCCTGGGGATTGGTAACCAGGTGAACGGCGATTGCGTGTTCTATGACCTGGACGCCGGCCGCGAGATCCATCGCTATACCTTCCAGCGGGGCGAACTCGAGACACACTACGCCCGTACGGCTGAAGACACGGTCCGACCAGAAATGGACCCGGACCGCTTTATGTTTTCCCCGGACGGAGACGCCTTCATCGCCGGCTGTTACGGTGGGATCGTCCGGCAGTTGTCGGACGGACGCGAGCTGCAGCGTTTCCACGATTAG
- a CDS encoding DUF1569 domain-containing protein, producing MADSASPPARRELHFANLEAMLAEAKRLASAPRVVAAGNWSLGQILHHLAAGFTGSLDGLSWKPKWYQRLIGPLVKSRVLRRMPSGFKLPVDASQTLVPRKPVSPVQGLAELQAAVARFQVEEKIPRHPLFGAMTDRQWTTLHLRHAELHLGFITLAD from the coding sequence ATGGCCGATTCTGCATCCCCGCCAGCTCGTCGCGAATTGCACTTCGCCAACCTGGAGGCGATGCTGGCCGAGGCAAAGCGGCTGGCTTCAGCTCCGCGTGTTGTCGCCGCCGGGAACTGGTCGCTGGGGCAGATTCTGCACCATTTGGCGGCGGGATTCACCGGTTCGCTGGATGGATTGTCCTGGAAACCCAAGTGGTACCAGCGGCTGATCGGTCCGCTGGTGAAATCGCGGGTGCTGAGACGGATGCCGTCCGGATTTAAACTGCCTGTCGACGCCAGCCAGACTCTCGTTCCCCGGAAGCCGGTCTCCCCTGTCCAGGGGCTGGCCGAGCTGCAGGCGGCCGTTGCGCGGTTCCAGGTTGAAGAGAAAATACCCCGGCATCCGCTGTTTGGCGCCATGACGGATCGCCAGTGGACGACGCTGCACCTGCGTCATGCCGAACTGCACCTGGGCTTCATCACTCTTGCGGATTAA
- a CDS encoding site-2 protease family protein, whose translation MSALQQSLIASSSRPLPLAMRHDLEVREARYQGRRYWLIKDPLALNYFRFEEEEYALLQMLDGKTSADEISERFHQKFSPETISTPELHQFLGMLYRSSLIVSHAPDQGVQLQRRKAENARKERNNRLSNVLAIRFQGFDPDRLLARMSELFGWIFSTRAFCFFALIGLSALCLAAVEFETFARKLPTFQQFFAYENWIYLAATLAVTKVLHELGHGLACKRFGGECHEMGLMLLIFTPCLYCNVSDSWMLPSKWRRAAIGAAGMYVEFILASIALWLWWFSKEGMFNYLCLNVVFVCSVSTLLFNANPLLRYDGYYILADLLEIPNLRQKASTILSRTASSWMLGLDSPEDPFLPRKKLWAFAAYAIASGVYRWVVAISIMWVVYRVFEPYGLKAIGGLIALMSIYALVVAPLWGMLKFLLAPGRMRQVNKLRAAVSLAVIAAAIAGVLIIPLPHYVRCSFTIAPRDAAYVYIDAAGEIQDVYAKSGKQVAQGEVLLTLHDVDVQLAVEQIEGQLRELAARRDSLARSAFHDPRAADEIAAVEKEISSLEEQLTRHRRNQERLVIRAPQSGVIIPPPPRKNTSREEGLLPQWSGQPLDTNNVGATLTESTLVCRIGDPTRLEAVLAIDQSEMEFVGLDQKAEIFVSHLPHRVYGTHIARIANEKMKLAPRNLSVRGGGPLAVTTAPGGYETPASPTYEAAVPLEDPRGELFVGATGRARIHVGQRTIGEGLWRYLCQTFAFEM comes from the coding sequence GTGTCTGCACTTCAACAAAGCCTGATCGCCAGCTCCAGCCGGCCCCTGCCGCTTGCCATGCGGCACGATCTCGAAGTGCGCGAAGCCCGCTACCAGGGTCGTCGTTACTGGCTGATCAAGGATCCGCTGGCCCTGAACTACTTCCGTTTTGAGGAAGAAGAGTACGCCCTGCTGCAGATGCTCGACGGCAAAACGAGCGCAGACGAAATCTCCGAAAGATTCCACCAGAAATTCTCCCCGGAAACAATCAGCACGCCCGAGCTGCACCAGTTCCTGGGCATGCTCTATCGCAGTTCGCTGATCGTATCGCACGCCCCGGACCAGGGCGTGCAGCTGCAACGCCGCAAAGCGGAAAACGCTCGCAAGGAACGGAACAACCGCCTTTCCAACGTACTGGCGATCCGCTTCCAGGGGTTTGACCCGGACCGGCTGCTGGCCCGCATGTCGGAGCTGTTCGGCTGGATCTTCTCTACCCGCGCGTTCTGCTTCTTTGCGTTGATCGGACTCTCTGCGTTGTGCCTGGCGGCGGTGGAGTTTGAAACGTTCGCCCGGAAACTGCCGACATTCCAGCAGTTTTTTGCCTACGAGAACTGGATCTATCTGGCGGCGACGCTGGCGGTGACAAAGGTCCTGCACGAGCTGGGCCATGGCCTTGCCTGCAAGCGGTTTGGCGGCGAGTGCCATGAAATGGGGCTGATGCTGCTGATTTTTACGCCGTGCCTGTATTGTAATGTGTCCGACAGCTGGATGCTGCCCAGCAAATGGCGTCGGGCGGCGATCGGGGCCGCCGGCATGTACGTGGAATTTATTCTGGCTTCGATCGCACTCTGGCTCTGGTGGTTTTCGAAAGAGGGGATGTTTAACTACCTGTGTTTGAACGTGGTGTTCGTCTGCTCGGTCAGCACGCTCCTGTTCAACGCCAACCCGTTGCTGCGTTACGACGGCTATTACATTCTGGCCGACCTGTTAGAGATCCCCAATCTGCGACAGAAAGCCAGCACCATTTTGTCGCGGACTGCGTCCTCCTGGATGCTGGGTCTGGACTCGCCGGAAGATCCTTTCCTGCCGCGGAAAAAGCTCTGGGCATTCGCCGCATACGCGATCGCCTCGGGCGTGTATCGCTGGGTCGTGGCGATCTCGATCATGTGGGTCGTCTATCGCGTGTTCGAACCGTACGGGCTCAAGGCGATCGGCGGGCTGATCGCCCTCATGTCGATCTACGCCCTGGTTGTGGCTCCCTTGTGGGGGATGTTGAAGTTTCTACTAGCGCCGGGAAGGATGCGACAAGTGAACAAACTTCGTGCCGCTGTGAGTCTGGCGGTCATCGCCGCGGCGATTGCCGGCGTGCTGATCATTCCGCTGCCCCATTACGTGCGTTGTTCGTTTACGATCGCCCCGCGCGACGCGGCGTATGTGTATATCGATGCGGCCGGTGAGATCCAGGACGTTTACGCCAAATCGGGAAAGCAGGTCGCACAGGGCGAAGTCCTGTTGACCCTGCACGATGTTGATGTGCAGCTGGCGGTAGAACAGATCGAAGGGCAATTGCGGGAACTGGCGGCCCGTCGCGACAGCCTGGCCCGCAGCGCCTTTCATGACCCGCGGGCGGCCGATGAGATCGCCGCCGTGGAGAAGGAGATCTCTTCGCTGGAAGAGCAGCTGACCCGGCATCGTCGCAACCAGGAACGGCTCGTCATCAGGGCGCCGCAGTCCGGCGTCATCATCCCGCCGCCTCCGCGGAAGAACACCTCGCGTGAAGAAGGCCTGTTGCCGCAATGGTCGGGCCAGCCGCTGGACACCAACAACGTGGGCGCCACGCTGACGGAAAGCACACTGGTCTGTCGCATTGGCGATCCGACCCGACTGGAGGCGGTCCTGGCCATCGATCAATCCGAGATGGAGTTTGTCGGTCTCGACCAGAAGGCGGAAATTTTCGTTTCGCACCTGCCGCATCGGGTTTATGGCACGCACATCGCCCGCATCGCCAACGAAAAAATGAAGCTGGCGCCGCGTAATCTTTCGGTCCGCGGCGGCGGCCCCCTGGCCGTCACCACCGCGCCCGGCGGTTACGAAACCCCTGCCAGCCCCACCTACGAAGCAGCCGTTCCGCTGGAAGATCCGCGTGGCGAACTGTTTGTCGGGGCGACCGGCCGCGCCAGGATCCATGTCGGCCAGCGGACGATCGGCGAAGGGTTATGGCGGTACCTGTGCCAGACGTTCGCCTTTGAGATGTAA
- a CDS encoding HlyD family secretion protein, translated as MNLASITLLAAVAIGGPFNAERPAVSVAEIPHCLVSIDEQIDAPALESGPLAELGAQDGQYVQAGALLAQIDDNQSRLDKQAAELERDAAITRANDDIEVRFAVASLEVADAEVEQALEVNRKRSGVVTETELRRLKLARHRADLQIDRSRLDQKVAQMTAQVQQAVVKSAEASIERRQILAPFQGQVLVVHRRKGEWVNAGDPVLTLARLDRLRVEGFLNANEFSPAEIAGRKVTIQVQLERGRVETFSGVVAYVNPVVQAGNKYRVRALVENRVEKQHYLLRPGVEASMSIDLR; from the coding sequence ATGAATCTCGCATCTATCACGTTGCTGGCGGCGGTCGCGATCGGCGGTCCGTTCAACGCTGAACGTCCGGCCGTTTCGGTCGCAGAGATCCCGCACTGCCTGGTCTCGATCGACGAACAAATCGACGCACCCGCCCTGGAATCCGGCCCGCTGGCGGAACTGGGCGCTCAGGATGGACAGTACGTACAGGCCGGCGCCTTACTGGCGCAGATCGATGACAACCAGTCGCGTCTCGACAAACAGGCGGCCGAACTGGAACGCGACGCCGCCATCACCCGCGCGAACGACGACATCGAAGTCCGCTTCGCCGTGGCGTCGCTCGAAGTGGCCGACGCCGAGGTCGAACAAGCCCTCGAAGTCAACCGGAAGCGTTCCGGCGTGGTGACCGAAACAGAACTCCGCCGCCTGAAATTGGCCCGGCATCGAGCCGACCTGCAGATCGACCGCAGTCGACTCGATCAGAAAGTCGCCCAGATGACGGCGCAAGTGCAGCAGGCTGTGGTGAAAAGCGCCGAGGCCAGCATCGAACGCCGCCAGATTCTGGCCCCCTTCCAGGGACAGGTGCTGGTCGTCCACCGTCGCAAGGGCGAATGGGTCAACGCCGGCGATCCCGTGCTGACGCTGGCCCGGCTCGATCGTCTCCGGGTGGAAGGGTTTCTCAACGCCAACGAATTCAGCCCGGCCGAAATCGCCGGCCGCAAAGTGACCATCCAGGTGCAACTGGAACGCGGCCGCGTGGAAACATTTTCCGGGGTGGTCGCCTACGTGAATCCGGTCGTCCAGGCAGGAAACAAATACCGCGTCAGGGCGCTGGTCGAGAACCGCGTCGAAAAACAGCACTACCTGCTGCGGCCGGGCGTCGAGGCTTCCATGTCGATCGACTTGCGTTAA